From a single Paramisgurnus dabryanus chromosome 17, PD_genome_1.1, whole genome shotgun sequence genomic region:
- the LOC135734043 gene encoding uncharacterized protein, giving the protein MKPTKSALDFIDLSFLSAEEEAAIRQVLLRDEDLKRLETGRVRKLRQSVPDLSQLKTLTGEWFEELSAKRYGQRTDVTAVVRSSMRWKKTAAHKFNPFLKNVEEEKKEDENGTCTAPPNASADPRLIHPALTKENYHQYTDGDFMDDSPADKNPSEKSASDGHKPTFNNTDPKAQPKSSLEKISDLRPAPNDTEPRNNSTETQPKDFSGDRTTGGVQWSSAVQMQPETKSERSSTKDATNAERRRKISLPPALKKDQSFEENWVKISLEANPVKPTQDESTTVEPKLKEVNTHGENAKAPMKKDISDLKKVDGINVDFESSSLNSADQITLKMVSEKIPPVKPKRFIQDVSSERSNISKLLGSKEITYSANASKGSTDGNQQNLIKFIHSESETDKAVFSNSASSGEVVSRDEANDKTSLDRKGCERKYVNTGMLAKADTDQLSKHVSGEKHMDGYSNTGKWEIKMESHKIPSDPTHQKDDFQQVETRKKETSNIHTELLPNQKTTVNAVQPHASVIKEDDACEDREKVKSSSDLNLQQLSKHHLSMTDDGKLAHGGNVNTKFTKNPSYEEKDQIQPTDDKHRPSDVLGKLSKDHLSMTDDGKLVHTGGDVRLHVGFKRNDNAAFTAVHPPNTYKSSSEDIVGPLTLAEPTRGSSEMKDLEGYKDTNQSKESSILLNVLARAQKTRPPVLPKITAEDRDNKLPTIVILPSESPGAKEMEGNGHEAFVLEASGEGSKMPSYTADAWEDEGVNSDDDSSLSSYGSDLSSKKGHSSSGLSVNRTGSLMSVYSEAGDFGNVHVQGSVEFAMMYSPIGELIIMIEQCQDLAIANIRKQRTDPYVKTYLYPDKLHRSKRKTSIKKRTTSPVYVESLRYNVTREELSGKTLNLSVWHNDSRGRNVFLGQVEIDLKTWDWEQQALTWYTLQPKTSDNPDSQQSHGSLSVSLKYVPPEPKGGSNNSSGEIHVWLREAKELRRLKPQGVDSFVKCYILPDTRKKSRQKTRVIKKTQDPVYNHTMVYDGFKAGEVIEACCELTVWDHNALSNTFLGGVRLSLGTGLSYGKKVDWMDSMNEEVQIWKRMLANPNSWVEEELPLRSTMTPRK; this is encoded by the exons ATGAAACCAACTAAAAGCGCATTAGATTTTATTGACCTGAGCTTTCTGTCCGCGGAGGAAGAGGCAGCGATCCGACAAGTGCTGTTGCGAGATGAGGATTTAAAAAGACTTGAGACGGGACGAGTCAG GAAACTAAGGCAGTCAGTGCCTGACCTCAGTCAGCTCAAGACCTTGACAGGTGAGTGGTTCGAGGAGCTCAGTGCCAAGCGATACGGCCAACGAACCGATGTCACAGCGGTAGTGAGGTCCTCCATGAGATGGAAGAAAACAGCAG CTCATAAATTCAATCCTTTCCTGAAGAATGTAGAAGAGGAGAAGAAAGAAGATGAAAATGGGACGTGTACCGCACCTCCAAA TGCGTCTGCTGACCCTAGATTAATTCATCCAGCTCTTACAAAAGAG aACTATCACCAATATACTGATGGGGACTTTATGGACGACA GTCCGGCTGATAAAAACCCATCAGAAAAATCAGCTTCAGATGGTCACAAACCTACATTCAATAACACTGACCCAAAAGCACAACCTAAAAGCTCTTTAGAAAAAATAAGTGATCTCAGACCTGCCCCCAATGACACAGAGCCAAGAAACAACTCAACAGAAACTCAACCCAAAGACTTCTCTGGTGACAGAACAACAGGCGGTGTTCAATGGTCAAGTGCAGTTCAAATGCAACCTGAGACTAAATCTGAAAGAAGTTCCACAAAAGATGCAACAAATGCTGAGCGACGGAGAAAGATTTCACTTCCACCTGCGCTAAAGAAAGACCAATCATTTGAAGAAAACTGGGTGAAGATCTCCCTAGAGGCAAACCCAGTTAAACCTACACAGGATGAAAGTACTACTGTTGAACCTAAACTGAAAGAGGTAAATACACACGGTGAGAATGCAAAGGCACCAATGAAGAAGGacatatcagatctaaagaaagTAGATGGGATTAATGTTGATTTTGAGTCTTCATCTTTAAATTCTGCAGatcaaataacattaaaaatggTATCTGAGAAAATTCCTCCAGTTAAGCCTAAACGCTTCATCCAGGACGTTTCTTCAGAAAGATCAAACATCTCCAAACTTTTAGGTTCAAAAGAAATTACTTATTCAGCCAATGCTTCAAAAGGCAGCACAGATGGAAATCAGCAAAATTTGATAAAATTTATACATAGTGAGTCGGAGACAGATAAGGCGGTTTTCTCAAACTCAGCTAGTAGTGGTGAAGTGGTCTCCAGAGATGAGGCAAATGACAAGACAAGTTTAGACAGGAAGGGATGCGAGCGAAAATATGTAAACACTGGCATGCTTGCCAAGGCGGATACAGATCAGCTATCAAAGCATGTGAGTGGTGAAAAACACATGGATGGGTATTCCAATACTGGGAAATGGGAAATTAAAATGGAATCACACAAAATTCCTTCTGACCCTACGCATCAAAAAGATGACTTCCAGCAAGTTGAGACCAGAAAAAAGGAAACGTCTAACATCCACACTGAGCTGTTACCAAAtcaaaaaacaactgtaaatgCGGTGCAACCACATGCAAGTGTGATAAAGGAAGATGATGCCTGTGAAGATAGAGAAAAAGTAAAGTCATCAAGTGATCTGAACCTACAACAATTAAGCAAACACCATCTTTCTATGACAGATGATGGAAAATTAGCACACGGTGGAAATGTTAACACTAAATTTACCAAAAACCCTTCCTATGAAGAAAAGGATCAAATACAGCCAACGGATGACAAGCATAGGCCGAGTGATGTTTTGGGAAAGCTCAGCAAAGATCATCTTTCCATGACAGATGATGGAAAGTTGGTGCACACTGGTGGAGATGTTAGATTGCATGTCGGCTTTAAACGAAATGATAACGCAGCTTTTACGGCAGTTCATCCACCTAATACTTACAAATCATCGTCTGAAGACATTGTCGGACCACTTACTTTAGCAGAACCCACGCGTGGTTCTTCAGAAATGAAAGATTTGGAGGGATACAAAGACACAAATCAGAGTAAAGAGTCAAGTATTCTACTAAATGTTCTTGCAAGAGCCCAAAAGACAAGACCACCTGTTTTGCCGAAGATCACAGCTGAGGACAGAGACAATAAACTTCCCACAATAGTGATTTTGCCATCTGAATCTCCTGGTGCGAAAGAAATGGAAG GAAACGGGCATGAAGCATTTGTTTTGGAGGCTTCGGGTGAGGGATCTAAAATGCCCTCCTACACCGCAGATGCTTGGGAG GATGAAGGGGTGAACTCGGATGATGACAGCTCACTGTCCAGCTATGGGTCAGATCTGTCTAGCAAAAAAGGTCATTCTTCAAGTGGATTGTCTGTTAAT CGCACCGGCAGTTTGATGAGCGTGTACAGTGAGGCGGGGGACTTTGGGAATGTTCATGTGCAAGGCTCTGTAGAGTTTGCAATGATGTACAGCCCTATCGGAGAGCTGATCATAATGATTGAACAATGTCAGGATCTGGCTATTGCCAATATCCGCAAACAACGCACAGACCC TTACGTGAAGACGTACCTCTATCCAGACAAGTTACATCGCAGCAAAAGGAAAACCTCAATCAAAAAACGCACCACGAGCCCAGTATACGTCGAATCTCTGAGA TACAACGTGACGCGTGAGGAGCTATCAGGAAAGACTCTGAACCTATCTGTGTGGCACAATGACTCCAGGGGTAGAAATGTCTTTCTGGGACAGGTGGAGATCGATTTAAAGACCTGGGACTGGGAACAGCAGGCCCTTACTTGGTACACCCTACAGCCCAAG ACTTCAGACAATCCAGACTCACAACAGTCTCATGGATCATTATCAGTTTCGCTGAAATATGTTCCTCCAGAGCCCAAGG GTGGATCGAACAACAGCTCAGGGGAAATTCACGTCTGGCTACGGGAAGCGAAAGAATTACGTCGCCTGAAGCCTCAGGGAGTCGATTCTTTTGTTAAATG CTACATTTTACCAGACACCAGAAAGAAAAGTCGTCAGAAGACTCGTGTGATAAAAAAGACGCAAGATCCTGTTTATAATCACACTATGGTGTATGACGGGTTTAAAGCAGGCGAGGTCATCGAGGCCTGCTGTGAGTTAACCGTGTGGGATCACAACGCCCTATCCAATACGTTTCTCGGAGGTGTACGCCTCAGTCTCGGAACAG GGCTGAGCTACGGCAAGAAAGTTGACTGGATGGATTCAATGAACGAGGAAGTTCAAATATGGAAAAGAATGTTGGCCAATCCAAACAGCTGGGTTGAGGAAGAACTCCCTCTGAGGTCCACCATGACCCCAAGGAAATGA
- the gja1a gene encoding gap junction alpha-1 protein, translated as MGDWSALGKLLDKVQAYSTAGGKVWLSVLFIFRILVLGTAVESAWGDEQSASRRNTEQPGCVNVCYDKSFPISHVRFWVLQIIFVSMPTLLYLSHVVFLMHKEEKLNKKEEKLRDIQSKGGDVDTLLRDIEMRKFKYGLEDHGKIKMRGGIFYTYMVSIVLKSIFEVGFLLIQWHLYGFKLSAIYTCQRFPCPHKVDCFLSRPTEKTVFIVFMLVVSLVSLALNIFEFFYVIFKRMKDQIKESERKFDRACDVKPCPRNLSGYGYYNDCSASAPVPNLGYNLNTGDKSNSSDNYDKQANEQNWTNYSTEQNQLGQRDYCHTQRFPYPEKGTLGKDLLLLKELEPRPSSRASSRPRPDDLDI; from the coding sequence ATGGGTGACTGGAGCGCGCTGGGGAAACTTCTTGACAAGGTCCAGGCGTACTCAACGGCAGGAGGCAAAGTCTGGCTCTCGGTCCTCTTCATTTTCCGGATCCTGGTTTTGGGAACCGCCGTGGAGTCCGCGTGGGGAGATGAGCAGTCGGCGTCCCGGCGCAACACGGAGCAGCCGGGTTGTGTGAATGTGTGCTACGACAAATCTTTCCCAATCTCACACGTGCGCTTCTGGGTGTTACAGATCATATTTGTGTCCATGCCGACCCTGCTGTATCTGAGCCACGTTGTGTTCCTCATGCACAAGGAGGAGAAGCTAAATAAGAAAGAGGAGAAATTAAGAGACATCCAGAGCAAAGGGGGAGACGTGGACACCCTTCTACGGGATATCGAAATGAGGAAGTTCAAGTACGGCCTGGAAGATCACGGGAAGATCAAAATGCGAGGTGGAATATTTTACACATATATGGTGAGCATCGTGTTGAAGTCCATATTTGAAGTTGGCTTCCTGTTAATTCAATGGCATCTTTATGGATTCAAGCTGTCGGCCATTTATACGTGTCAAAGGTTCCCCTGTCCCCATAAAGTGGATTGTTTCCTGTCTCGTCCCACAGAGAAGACAGTTTTTATCGTCTTCATGCTGGTTGTCTCGCTTGTTTCTTTGGCTCTCAACATCTTTGAGTTTTTCTATGTGATTTTCAAACGGATGAAGGACCAAATCAAAGAGTCGGAGAGAAAATTCGACAGAGCCTGCGATGTCAAGCCTTGTCCGAGAAACCTGTCCGGTTACGGGTATTACAATGACTGTTCTGCATCTGCACCTGTCCCCAATCTGGGGTACAATCTGAATACGGGTGATAAGTCGAACTCTTCCGACAACTACGACAAGCAAGCCAACGAACAGAATTGGACGAATTACAGCACAGAACAGAACCAGCTGGGTCAAAGGGATTATTGCCACACCCAGCGCTTTCCATACCCTGAGAAAGGGACTTTGGGAAAAGATCTTCTCTTGCTTAAAGAGCTTGAACCTCGACCTAGTAGTCGAGCGAGTAGTCGGCCCAGACCCGATGATCTGGACATATAG